A region from the Cellvibrio sp. PSBB006 genome encodes:
- a CDS encoding polysaccharide lyase family 1 protein, producing MKITQLALLVAMGSTLAACGGGGSGGSSNDPSPTPSSSSTSSSNSVASSSAVVSSSSAISSSQNNSSAPASASSSSDANPNACEKINTVQGFASLNGGTTGGADTGAGNHVVVATTGAEISAALTNATYTDLPLTIYVDGQMTWENSNSAPIRVRRDNVSIIGRNAGEFYGVGIEVSHGASNVIIRNLKMHEVPQSRGSGDIISLNGQDGPVRNIWIDHNELYNSLVAPGCTTETCHKDYHDELVSGRADVSDVTISYNYLHDSWKTSLWGSSDTGEEGDADRRITFHNNYWYKVNSRLPLFRFGEAHIFNNYYHQVDGSGINSRMGAVMRIDGNYFDTVKNPIVSIDSAELGFWTVADNVFENVTTSSGSCATDSPPCYNAHEISTIEGHTPAYEYELMAAADVKAHVSENAGAYKINACLGFDEISSSSSSASSSVMPEGPAAWNVYNADALPGTAGSVSLANGGSTEFSIGGGNSDYAAFTLDSGVVHFDTSVGSIVHHASVNEVVNSDGTYPKYFTLLAGVTGNADALRGLEIEVAMADAGETGSRVKMLIRPEQGGVQLEQANSGDSVASYQSPGTAIDMDVFRVYHLTIALTSDTVGSVNVYAEGSETPMPNLSLSDVTMRPASGTGSNYVRIGDGGSSDYKSSIDWLIWSDEAVYTPAQLKGLLPDGLGQITGYAAD from the coding sequence ATGAAAATCACACAGCTCGCTTTATTGGTTGCCATGGGCAGTACCCTGGCAGCTTGCGGTGGCGGCGGGTCCGGCGGCTCGTCTAACGATCCGAGTCCGACACCGAGCAGCAGTTCGACATCATCCAGCAATTCAGTTGCATCCAGTAGCGCAGTTGTATCTAGCAGCTCTGCAATATCCAGCAGCCAGAACAACTCATCCGCGCCGGCAAGTGCTTCTTCAAGTAGCGATGCCAATCCCAACGCATGTGAAAAAATCAACACCGTCCAGGGTTTTGCGTCATTAAATGGTGGCACCACCGGTGGTGCTGATACAGGCGCAGGCAATCACGTTGTTGTCGCCACAACCGGTGCAGAAATTTCAGCAGCGTTAACCAATGCCACTTATACGGATTTACCTTTGACCATCTATGTCGATGGCCAGATGACCTGGGAGAATTCCAACAGCGCACCGATTCGTGTTCGTCGCGATAACGTGTCGATCATCGGTCGCAATGCGGGTGAATTTTACGGCGTGGGGATTGAAGTCAGTCACGGCGCCAGCAACGTCATTATTCGCAACTTAAAGATGCACGAAGTTCCGCAAAGTCGTGGTTCGGGTGACATCATCAGTTTAAATGGCCAGGATGGTCCGGTGAGAAATATCTGGATCGATCACAACGAGCTTTACAACAGTTTGGTCGCGCCGGGTTGTACCACCGAAACCTGCCATAAAGATTATCACGATGAACTGGTCAGTGGTCGCGCCGATGTGAGTGACGTAACTATTTCTTACAACTACCTCCACGATAGCTGGAAGACCTCTTTGTGGGGCTCGTCAGATACCGGCGAAGAAGGCGATGCTGATCGCCGCATTACCTTCCATAACAACTACTGGTACAAAGTGAATTCGCGCTTGCCATTGTTCCGTTTTGGCGAGGCACATATCTTCAACAATTATTATCATCAAGTTGACGGTTCAGGCATTAACTCGCGCATGGGTGCGGTCATGCGTATCGATGGTAATTATTTTGATACCGTGAAAAATCCGATTGTCTCTATCGACAGTGCTGAGTTGGGTTTCTGGACAGTGGCAGACAATGTGTTTGAAAACGTCACGACCAGCAGTGGTAGTTGTGCAACTGATTCACCGCCTTGTTACAACGCTCACGAAATCTCCACCATCGAAGGTCATACACCCGCATATGAATATGAGTTGATGGCAGCAGCAGATGTTAAAGCGCATGTCAGCGAAAATGCCGGCGCATATAAAATCAATGCGTGTCTCGGATTTGATGAGATCAGCAGTTCTTCATCTTCCGCCAGTTCCTCGGTCATGCCCGAAGGGCCAGCGGCGTGGAATGTTTACAACGCGGATGCCTTGCCGGGAACAGCCGGATCGGTTTCATTAGCAAACGGTGGTTCAACGGAATTTTCGATTGGTGGTGGAAACAGTGATTACGCTGCGTTTACCCTGGACTCGGGCGTTGTGCATTTTGATACGTCAGTGGGTTCCATTGTGCATCACGCCAGTGTGAATGAGGTTGTTAATAGCGATGGCACTTATCCAAAATATTTCACGCTGTTAGCCGGTGTAACCGGCAATGCAGATGCGCTGCGTGGTCTAGAGATTGAAGTCGCCATGGCCGATGCCGGTGAAACCGGTAGCCGCGTAAAAATGTTGATTCGCCCGGAACAAGGCGGTGTGCAACTGGAGCAAGCGAACAGCGGTGATTCAGTAGCGAGCTATCAAAGTCCCGGCACAGCTATCGACATGGATGTGTTTCGCGTTTATCACCTGACGATTGCATTAACATCCGACACTGTCGGGTCAGTAAATGTTTACGCTGAGGGCAGTGAAACGCCCATGCCCAACCTGAGCCTGAGCGATGTCACCATGCGTCCGGCTAGTGGCACCGGCAGTAACTATGTGCGTATCGGTGATGGCGGTAGCAGTGACTACAAATCCAGTATTGATTGGCTGATCTGGAGTGACGAAGCTGTCTACACACCGGCACAACTAAAAGGATTGTTACCCGACGGGCTCGGTCAGATTACCGGCTATGCAGCTGACTGA
- a CDS encoding pectinesterase family protein translates to MNKNLLVVLLISSALAACGGSDNNSSSSSASSSPTISSSSLSSSSEAQSSSAQFSSAPPSSEASSSEQSSSTASSEPGCDVAAIDLAAVTPLSRSVLDGAEPETDVPVDLPEYVCEDGLYFCDDFSAGDGKWNLLPTTEHELTPNGAFDVLDDGGNNVLRYTADGVGGVIALIDPAEFTGVTSADYYVEARIRPRANGTTGNKQIYLLARYQDGNNWYAGALNVQNATTSTQVEIAMMKDGVISRPLQVKRPLEQGARDATDGTWYTLRIELIGDALTVYLDGELIGSRTEAEFTSTGLIGLWTANKSFEIDDIKVGNANDKPAQLSISPASTIYAAEVNDAPYVIDVTAVAPSGDADNFTVESSDPTVVSVSVEGSQVSLAPVGEGSAVITFTSGADAGLTRRINATIAPEFVLPVATYDLECAAFPAPGSVDVHVDTSLTLTFDEAPTFGDVGAIRIFKADDDTLVDSIKLAYEKDIIGVGSTTRTLNTLPIQLTGNTVTIDLHSDKLEYNTTYYVAISASVFPDATLAGEVFAGIGKDAGWSFSTKAAPPANETTELTVGKDGATSDFGSVQGALNFVMENIAKETPATIEIQDGVYEELLYLNNKDNLTIRGESRDGVTIQYRNSEGLNGGSEGRNVFLVANTDLLTLENLTLKNTTLIGEGGQAETIYFNSQQRLIAKNASFISEQDTLQLKGYSWFYQTLVAGNVDYIWGNNRVALFEESEIRTIGRSSGNNNGGIILQARTVNPEDKGFVFLNSELTRGAGPTGEEFADGTVWLARSGGNASYYDNIVFVNTKMDAHIRPTAWSNDPVANPAVPSAISGWRQYNSMNLAGELLDVSGWTLGYTLSQTEYEDEFADRAKIFSTYNAGAGWNPQP, encoded by the coding sequence ATGAATAAAAACCTTCTAGTTGTGCTGCTAATCAGCAGCGCACTGGCCGCCTGTGGCGGTTCCGATAATAACTCCTCTTCTTCAAGCGCATCATCTTCTCCGACTATTTCTTCAAGTTCCTTATCTTCCTCGTCGGAGGCGCAGTCGTCTTCTGCACAATTCTCGTCTGCGCCGCCTTCATCGGAAGCATCATCATCCGAACAAAGCTCAAGCACCGCATCCAGCGAACCGGGTTGTGACGTTGCGGCGATTGATCTCGCGGCGGTAACACCTTTGAGTCGAAGTGTGCTTGATGGCGCTGAGCCGGAAACGGACGTGCCGGTTGATTTGCCAGAATATGTATGCGAAGACGGTTTATATTTCTGCGATGATTTTTCCGCAGGCGATGGTAAGTGGAACTTGTTGCCAACAACAGAGCACGAGCTAACACCCAACGGTGCTTTCGATGTGCTGGATGACGGTGGCAATAATGTATTGCGTTATACCGCCGACGGCGTGGGCGGCGTGATTGCATTGATTGATCCGGCAGAGTTTACCGGCGTAACTTCGGCGGATTATTACGTGGAGGCGCGTATTCGTCCGCGTGCGAACGGTACGACGGGCAATAAACAAATTTATCTGCTGGCGCGTTATCAGGATGGCAATAACTGGTATGCCGGTGCGTTGAATGTGCAGAACGCGACGACCAGTACCCAGGTTGAAATTGCCATGATGAAAGACGGTGTTATATCGCGGCCGTTGCAAGTGAAGCGTCCCCTGGAGCAAGGCGCGCGCGATGCAACCGACGGCACCTGGTACACGTTGCGCATTGAGTTAATCGGTGATGCTTTAACGGTTTATCTTGACGGCGAATTAATTGGTAGCAGAACGGAGGCAGAGTTTACGTCAACCGGTTTAATCGGTTTGTGGACGGCGAATAAATCCTTCGAGATCGATGACATAAAAGTGGGCAACGCCAATGACAAGCCCGCGCAACTCAGTATTTCTCCCGCGAGCACGATTTACGCAGCCGAAGTCAATGACGCGCCTTACGTGATTGATGTGACAGCGGTTGCGCCCAGTGGTGATGCAGATAATTTTACCGTGGAGTCGAGCGATCCGACCGTGGTTTCTGTCAGTGTTGAAGGCTCGCAGGTTTCTCTTGCGCCGGTGGGTGAGGGCAGTGCGGTCATTACTTTCACCAGTGGAGCGGATGCCGGCCTCACACGACGCATCAATGCGACTATCGCGCCGGAGTTTGTATTACCGGTGGCGACTTACGATCTTGAGTGTGCTGCATTTCCTGCACCGGGTAGTGTTGATGTACACGTAGATACCAGCTTGACCCTGACCTTTGATGAAGCGCCGACTTTCGGTGACGTGGGCGCAATCCGCATCTTCAAAGCCGATGACGATACGCTGGTGGACAGCATCAAGCTGGCGTATGAAAAAGATATTATCGGTGTGGGTTCAACCACGCGCACATTGAACACGCTACCGATTCAGTTGACCGGCAATACGGTGACGATTGATTTGCATAGCGATAAGTTGGAATACAACACCACCTATTACGTTGCCATCAGTGCGTCAGTGTTCCCGGACGCTACGCTGGCTGGTGAAGTGTTTGCCGGGATCGGCAAAGACGCCGGTTGGTCGTTCTCTACCAAAGCTGCTCCACCGGCGAATGAAACAACCGAGCTGACCGTTGGCAAAGACGGTGCAACCAGCGACTTCGGTTCGGTGCAAGGTGCATTAAATTTCGTGATGGAAAACATCGCGAAAGAAACACCGGCCACGATTGAAATCCAGGATGGTGTCTACGAAGAATTGTTGTACCTGAATAACAAAGACAACCTCACCATTCGCGGCGAAAGTCGCGACGGTGTGACGATTCAGTATCGCAATTCCGAAGGCTTGAACGGCGGTTCCGAAGGACGCAATGTGTTCCTGGTGGCGAATACCGATTTGTTAACTCTGGAAAACCTTACGCTGAAAAATACCACCTTGATCGGTGAAGGCGGTCAGGCAGAGACGATTTACTTCAATAGCCAGCAACGCTTGATCGCGAAGAACGCCAGCTTTATCAGCGAACAGGATACGCTGCAGCTGAAAGGTTACAGCTGGTTCTATCAAACACTGGTCGCGGGTAACGTCGATTATATTTGGGGTAATAATCGCGTTGCGCTATTTGAAGAAAGTGAAATCCGCACCATCGGTCGTTCCAGCGGCAACAACAACGGCGGCATTATTCTGCAAGCGCGTACCGTGAATCCAGAGGATAAAGGTTTTGTATTCCTCAACAGTGAACTCACGCGCGGTGCAGGTCCGACAGGTGAAGAATTTGCTGATGGAACCGTGTGGCTGGCGCGTAGTGGTGGCAATGCGTCTTACTACGACAACATTGTTTTTGTGAACACAAAGATGGACGCTCACATTCGCCCCACGGCCTGGTCCAACGATCCCGTTGCTAATCCGGCCGTGCCCTCCGCCATCAGCGGCTGGCGTCAATACAACAGCATGAATCTCGCCGGTGAATTGCTGGATGTCAGCGGCTGGACCCTCGGTTACACCTTGTCGCAAACCGAGTACGAAGATGAATTCGCCGATCGCGCAAAAATCTTTTCAACCTACAACGCCGGCGCAGGCTGGAATCCCCAACCCTAA
- a CDS encoding fibronectin type III domain-containing protein, with protein MKKLTLFSALILTGLLGACGGSDPSNKPDTLFPDGYEPLPPPVGGSDDNIVNTPLPILEDFDNAVDIGGFFSADYKPLSTDNAEDAAPSFYYPTCCLYDDEGNVQENSFWLSDTENKKMRFGNARFTIGQTLSELAGDASDPKINTTSATNTDSWGELDLSRPYKVSFCVVQTGGSENMLIFVDNNTTGEANSKWGGGTNGSPIFKQNVNSLIPGQRVTINVPGETRFSPDGASVLNITEQVGEEHSFLQVRVGSGGYAIIDDLVIEYQDETSIEPAAETCVADPDLQAPPPKTAPVAPSAPTLIVGDAQLTVTWSAVSGAANYEVYYNTTDSAEGATPFAGNPVESTSAVLTDLINDTPYYVFVRAVNNIGVSEYSESTTATPVAPTVFDTDYEWVFNPVAYQNEENFFAAAFDAGGNNNIVTSDETREVDGLLIFLNNGTALRYRGNDNRWNFNGHSWSGGSSVLAPAVGEDVAELRAFLGVPIDAGRSVTLDFTFQQSSGSAVAGKVMLIGSDNKLLAVMDANNGTDPQTITYSAPEGHTLSHVKVAYSREGDSTGGAHINGIVKTYGDGGDPAAEDKTWGYDIAAYQEVDTDLFESAFDIEASDNRIKAMADVDDLPAPAVEVDGLRFYSRSAGVLRFRVAIPAWNTNGSFFTNNTTLLPGVGEDLPTNVRTYIDVPVVSGEAVDISITYTQTSSGITAGKLAFVGSDNKLLVAQDADFERVGQTLTYSLSDGHSLTHVRIIYGREESTSGGVNITEISREYQP; from the coding sequence ATGAAAAAGCTAACGTTATTCAGCGCGCTGATCCTGACCGGATTGCTCGGCGCATGTGGTGGAAGTGACCCAAGCAACAAACCCGATACGCTATTCCCGGACGGCTATGAACCGCTACCTCCACCCGTAGGCGGCAGCGATGACAATATTGTCAACACACCGTTACCCATCCTTGAAGACTTTGATAATGCTGTAGACATCGGTGGATTCTTCAGTGCCGATTACAAACCCTTATCAACCGATAATGCGGAAGATGCAGCTCCCTCGTTCTACTACCCAACCTGTTGTTTATACGACGACGAAGGCAACGTTCAGGAAAATAGTTTCTGGTTGTCGGATACTGAAAATAAAAAGATGCGCTTTGGTAACGCGCGTTTCACCATCGGACAAACCTTGTCTGAACTTGCAGGTGATGCATCAGATCCGAAGATCAACACAACTTCTGCGACTAACACTGACAGCTGGGGCGAACTGGATTTATCACGCCCTTACAAAGTCTCGTTCTGCGTGGTGCAAACCGGCGGTAGTGAAAATATGTTGATCTTTGTTGACAACAACACCACGGGCGAAGCCAACTCCAAATGGGGCGGCGGCACTAACGGTTCGCCCATCTTCAAACAAAATGTAAACTCACTGATTCCTGGCCAACGTGTCACCATCAATGTTCCCGGTGAAACACGCTTCTCACCCGATGGTGCTTCGGTGTTGAACATCACCGAGCAAGTCGGTGAAGAGCACTCTTTCCTCCAAGTACGTGTCGGCAGCGGCGGTTACGCCATCATTGATGATCTTGTTATTGAGTATCAGGATGAAACTTCAATTGAACCGGCAGCTGAAACCTGCGTGGCCGATCCTGATCTGCAAGCACCGCCACCGAAAACAGCGCCGGTTGCGCCTTCTGCACCGACACTGATAGTGGGTGATGCACAACTGACAGTCACATGGTCAGCAGTATCCGGTGCTGCTAATTACGAGGTTTATTACAACACAACAGATTCTGCTGAAGGGGCCACGCCTTTTGCGGGTAACCCTGTAGAAAGCACCAGTGCCGTATTGACTGATTTAATTAACGACACACCTTATTACGTTTTTGTCCGCGCCGTTAACAATATTGGTGTCAGTGAATACAGTGAAAGTACGACTGCCACACCCGTTGCGCCAACGGTATTCGATACGGATTACGAATGGGTCTTTAATCCTGTTGCCTATCAGAACGAAGAAAATTTCTTTGCGGCGGCATTCGATGCTGGCGGAAACAACAACATTGTTACTTCTGATGAAACACGTGAAGTAGATGGTCTGCTTATCTTTCTAAATAATGGAACAGCTCTGCGTTATCGCGGTAACGACAATCGTTGGAATTTCAACGGTCACTCCTGGTCCGGTGGCTCGTCGGTTCTTGCGCCTGCTGTTGGTGAGGACGTCGCTGAGCTGCGGGCTTTCCTAGGAGTGCCTATTGATGCAGGAAGAAGTGTGACTTTGGACTTTACATTCCAACAAAGCTCCGGCAGCGCTGTGGCAGGTAAGGTCATGTTAATAGGCAGCGACAACAAACTGCTTGCTGTAATGGATGCTAATAATGGTACAGATCCTCAAACAATTACCTACTCAGCACCTGAAGGCCACACCTTGTCTCACGTGAAGGTCGCCTATTCAAGAGAAGGTGATTCAACGGGTGGAGCTCACATTAACGGCATCGTAAAAACTTATGGTGATGGTGGAGATCCAGCCGCAGAAGATAAAACCTGGGGTTACGATATTGCTGCTTACCAAGAAGTGGATACCGATCTGTTTGAGTCGGCATTTGATATAGAAGCGAGCGATAACCGGATCAAGGCTATGGCCGATGTAGATGACTTGCCTGCACCTGCCGTCGAAGTTGATGGATTACGCTTTTATTCTCGCTCAGCCGGTGTACTTCGTTTCCGCGTAGCAATACCCGCATGGAATACCAATGGTTCGTTCTTCACCAATAACACAACATTGCTACCTGGGGTTGGAGAGGACCTACCGACGAATGTCAGAACTTATATTGATGTTCCGGTAGTTAGTGGGGAAGCTGTTGATATTAGTATCACTTACACTCAAACCTCTTCCGGTATTACCGCAGGAAAGCTGGCGTTTGTAGGTAGCGACAATAAGCTCTTGGTTGCGCAAGATGCAGATTTTGAGCGAGTTGGCCAAACCCTCACCTATAGCTTATCCGATGGCCACTCCTTAACTCATGTAAGAATTATTTACGGGAGAGAAGAAAGCACTAGCGGTGGTGTCAATATCACCGAGATATCAAGGGAGTATCAACCTTAA
- a CDS encoding TonB-dependent receptor — translation MFKKRLLPVFVAMAATGSLPAQAQDSSDGALEEEIIVTGVRNAELNARQLERDKKIFSSVISQDDAGNFADQNVAESLQRLPGITLQKTEGEGRYVTVRGLGPGFVTVSMNGAELASAGGDVGGGDSRDFALDALPADMLGSIEVFKSLTPDMDLNSIGGNVNVNTVTAFDRKRDTLKMTVQNYYQDFREEHSPKISVQGTKLLADDTIGIGFSLSHEKRQTDTYEVRHHSTTDMRYVQADIDGLEEPTPSDARMLIPWEVETREEGAEKTRNGASLDLGYRPNENSEYYARFSYTEFTDLDIALREYYRFSQAGDGDIAYLDPSTNTFGVVGGDLQHQFFIQESENTTTAFSIGGENIFNDLWTLDYQYSHSVGKDEKPDGRRVQFRIRDIPMLGQLDKEYIAGQVVAPWDMAALAGVDSVPGGAYGTNGYRDGEQMQRNMLYDNIFIEDALREDTLDQISVNLRKDFTDGFVNYIKAGFTIKERERERNKDRWSIVPGDFPAGCGDDAECQQAVNSRLGDYETYTPNNPDFDHDFITYSEAERLLDITSKVARFTDPDGVDQESVNDDYLLTEDTAAAYLMAEFQLSEKSSVITGVRYEETDFTSTGNFSIRNDRFEAENEAASLDIAIPLQGASSSYDDLFPSIHYRYEMNDEILVRAALWTSFTRPSYDQARASAEVSGRVILCNPETNVCNDNPSTNGAETLADIQDFTFASNNTLNFGNPTLTAMTATNFDASISWYASEDLFLQAAVFYKDIDDFVVDVNGATQRLDELPLDLPTEQVTQFIIPEDLVMTNVNFATNGDKAKVYGIELSYSQYFQNGLFVQSNATFMNSEANVGDTLRAGEIQLPDQADNTVNLTLGWENEKISTRFITNYRSKVLDRIGACSSDAIVADESVGYAENCKTWADVFHDDTFGLDFKATYKVTDAIRVYFDAINITDEKSIYYFEGNQYSGGNVLFTSEAFGRSFQLGVNVDFM, via the coding sequence ATGTTCAAAAAACGCCTACTACCAGTCTTTGTTGCCATGGCAGCCACCGGCTCGCTACCCGCACAGGCACAGGATTCTTCTGACGGTGCACTGGAAGAAGAAATTATTGTGACCGGTGTGCGGAATGCGGAGTTGAATGCGCGTCAGCTTGAGCGTGATAAAAAAATATTCAGTTCCGTTATCTCGCAAGATGACGCGGGTAATTTTGCCGATCAGAACGTAGCGGAATCACTTCAGCGTCTTCCAGGTATCACCTTACAGAAAACGGAAGGTGAAGGCCGTTATGTCACCGTTCGCGGTCTGGGCCCAGGCTTCGTCACTGTAAGCATGAACGGTGCTGAATTGGCTTCTGCCGGTGGTGACGTTGGCGGTGGTGACAGCCGCGACTTCGCCCTGGATGCTCTGCCAGCAGATATGCTTGGTTCCATTGAAGTGTTTAAATCGCTTACCCCGGATATGGATCTCAATTCCATTGGCGGTAATGTCAACGTTAATACCGTGACGGCGTTTGATCGCAAACGCGATACGCTAAAAATGACCGTGCAAAATTATTACCAGGATTTCCGTGAAGAGCATTCGCCGAAAATCTCGGTTCAGGGCACTAAACTGCTTGCAGATGACACTATTGGTATTGGTTTTTCGCTCTCTCACGAAAAACGCCAAACAGATACTTATGAGGTACGCCATCATTCCACAACCGATATGCGATATGTGCAAGCGGACATTGACGGTCTGGAAGAGCCCACTCCATCCGATGCGAGGATGTTAATCCCATGGGAAGTTGAGACTCGTGAAGAAGGCGCGGAAAAAACACGCAATGGTGCGTCATTAGATCTGGGTTATCGCCCTAACGAAAACAGCGAATATTACGCACGTTTTAGTTATACCGAATTTACAGACCTCGATATTGCTTTGCGTGAGTACTACCGATTCAGCCAAGCAGGGGATGGAGATATCGCCTACCTCGATCCGAGTACCAATACCTTTGGTGTTGTAGGTGGCGATTTACAGCATCAGTTCTTTATCCAGGAAAGTGAAAACACCACCACCGCTTTCTCCATCGGCGGTGAAAATATCTTTAATGACCTCTGGACGTTGGATTATCAATATTCCCATTCTGTTGGTAAAGATGAAAAGCCTGATGGTCGACGCGTGCAGTTCCGTATCCGCGATATTCCGATGTTAGGTCAATTAGACAAAGAATATATCGCTGGCCAGGTTGTTGCTCCGTGGGACATGGCTGCTTTAGCAGGTGTTGATTCTGTACCCGGCGGTGCATATGGAACCAACGGTTATCGCGATGGAGAGCAGATGCAACGCAATATGCTCTACGACAATATTTTTATTGAAGACGCATTGCGCGAAGATACCTTGGACCAGATTTCTGTCAATCTCAGAAAGGACTTTACGGACGGCTTTGTCAATTACATCAAAGCCGGTTTCACCATCAAAGAGCGTGAACGTGAACGCAACAAAGATCGCTGGAGTATTGTGCCGGGTGACTTCCCTGCTGGTTGTGGTGACGATGCGGAATGTCAGCAAGCGGTAAACAGTCGTCTGGGTGATTATGAAACCTATACCCCTAACAATCCGGACTTTGATCACGACTTTATTACCTACAGCGAAGCTGAACGTCTGCTCGATATCACGTCCAAGGTTGCACGTTTCACCGATCCAGATGGCGTAGATCAAGAGAGTGTCAATGACGATTATCTGTTAACCGAAGACACAGCAGCAGCCTATTTAATGGCGGAGTTTCAACTGAGTGAGAAATCTTCGGTGATCACCGGGGTGCGTTACGAAGAAACCGATTTTACCTCGACCGGTAATTTCTCTATTCGTAATGACCGCTTCGAAGCAGAAAACGAAGCTGCTTCTTTGGATATTGCCATCCCTCTACAGGGTGCGAGCAGTTCTTACGATGACTTGTTTCCCAGCATCCACTACCGTTATGAAATGAATGACGAAATTCTGGTGCGCGCTGCACTGTGGACCAGCTTTACTCGTCCTTCCTATGACCAGGCTCGCGCCTCCGCTGAGGTGAGTGGACGCGTCATACTGTGTAATCCGGAAACCAACGTCTGTAACGATAATCCCTCAACGAATGGCGCTGAAACGTTAGCGGATATACAAGACTTTACCTTTGCGTCAAACAACACATTGAATTTTGGTAATCCGACCTTAACAGCAATGACTGCTACCAACTTTGATGCATCAATCAGTTGGTACGCCAGCGAAGATCTGTTCTTGCAGGCAGCTGTTTTCTACAAAGACATTGATGACTTCGTTGTTGACGTTAATGGTGCGACTCAGCGCCTGGATGAATTACCACTAGACCTGCCAACGGAACAAGTAACGCAGTTCATCATTCCTGAAGACCTGGTCATGACCAATGTCAACTTCGCCACCAACGGTGACAAAGCAAAAGTCTATGGTATTGAATTGAGTTACTCACAATATTTCCAGAACGGATTATTCGTGCAGAGCAACGCCACCTTTATGAATAGTGAAGCCAACGTCGGTGATACCTTACGCGCGGGTGAAATTCAATTACCGGATCAAGCAGACAATACCGTTAACCTGACACTCGGGTGGGAAAACGAGAAAATTTCCACACGGTTTATCACCAACTATCGCAGCAAAGTGCTTGATCGCATTGGTGCCTGTTCCTCAGACGCTATCGTGGCTGATGAATCAGTAGGCTATGCAGAGAACTGCAAAACCTGGGCTGACGTATTCCACGACGATACCTTTGGCCTGGATTTCAAAGCGACCTACAAAGTGACTGATGCAATCAGAGTTTACTTTGATGCAATCAATATCACTGACGAGAAATCCATCTACTACTTTGAAGGCAACCAATACTCCGGCGGCAATGTGCTATTTACATCAGAAGCCTTCGGTAGATCTTTCCAATTGGGTGTCAACGTAGATTTTATGTAA
- the pelA gene encoding pectate lyase, with protein MKIISLIRALGVISLVFVAVCAAADNTYREISISEFADAIKHWNDRTGETDAAHYSLTQIPQIADNILRYQRENGGWPSNKHPTRLLSAAEQNVLAAEQHLTDASFDNRNSYPQINYLAHAYQQTGDVRYRDGALHGIDYILKNQYKNGGWPHTPASTKADYHQHITFADDVMTGLLTFLRHVREDQSLFNFVPATTLANINNAIQKGDRLIVQLQIKVDGKPTIWAGQYDKNTLEPVGARAFELPALLAWESVAVVDYLLDIKNPSPDIQNAIHAATTWFDQAKIEGIAIQKIAHPATRYPYHTADYDIKIIRDPNAEPVWARFYDLKTQQPFFANRDGKKVFSLEEVHQERRTGYTWYGTWPKTLLTTRYPAWRDKVTI; from the coding sequence ATGAAAATAATAAGCCTGATCAGGGCGCTGGGGGTTATATCCCTGGTGTTCGTTGCTGTTTGTGCAGCCGCCGATAACACCTATCGAGAAATATCGATAAGTGAGTTTGCGGATGCCATAAAGCATTGGAATGATCGCACCGGCGAAACAGACGCAGCGCATTACTCCCTCACCCAAATCCCGCAAATTGCTGACAACATCCTGCGCTATCAACGCGAGAATGGTGGTTGGCCCAGCAATAAACATCCCACGCGCTTACTCTCTGCTGCGGAGCAAAACGTCCTCGCTGCGGAACAACACCTCACCGACGCCAGCTTCGACAATCGCAATAGCTATCCGCAAATTAACTACCTCGCGCATGCCTATCAACAAACCGGTGATGTCCGTTATCGCGATGGCGCTTTGCACGGCATCGACTATATTCTAAAAAATCAATATAAAAATGGTGGCTGGCCCCATACGCCGGCCAGCACTAAAGCGGACTATCACCAACACATTACGTTTGCTGATGATGTGATGACGGGCCTGCTCACATTTTTGCGACATGTGCGCGAAGATCAGTCGCTCTTCAATTTTGTTCCGGCCACAACCTTGGCGAATATTAACAACGCGATTCAAAAAGGTGATCGGCTGATTGTGCAATTGCAAATAAAAGTCGACGGAAAACCGACTATCTGGGCCGGCCAATACGATAAGAATACCCTGGAGCCGGTTGGCGCCCGCGCGTTTGAATTACCCGCGCTGCTGGCATGGGAAAGTGTGGCGGTGGTGGATTATCTACTAGATATTAAAAATCCTTCGCCCGACATACAGAACGCAATACACGCCGCAACTACCTGGTTCGACCAAGCGAAAATTGAAGGCATAGCGATTCAAAAAATTGCGCATCCGGCAACGCGTTATCCCTACCACACGGCTGATTACGACATAAAAATTATTCGCGACCCAAACGCCGAACCGGTCTGGGCAAGATTTTACGACTTGAAAACACAACAACCATTTTTCGCCAATCGCGATGGTAAAAAAGTATTCAGCCTTGAAGAAGTGCATCAAGAACGCCGCACGGGCTACACCTGGTATGGCACCTGGCCGAAAACGCTACTGACCACCCGCTATCCCGCGTGGCGCGACAAAGTAACCATTTAA